In a single window of the Zea mays cultivar B73 chromosome 5, Zm-B73-REFERENCE-NAM-5.0, whole genome shotgun sequence genome:
- the LOC103626439 gene encoding pentatricopeptide repeat-containing protein CRP1, chloroplastic-like isoform X1, with translation MFFTSPKLIQALASHGQSTTASSISMDACSLVHCHLPRPLQLPLLAPPTPSRHRPRVASALVCCCCPAAAADHHQERPWEWYDRAIQSHAGSDLARSLGLLADMQASGGRPSGSAYARLIRALSRAGRALEAEALLLEMRRLGPRPEAAHYNALLEGLLAAAHLRLADLLLLQMADDGVARNRRTYTLLLGAYARAGRLEDSWWVLGEMRRWGIRLDTAGYSMLVRLYRDNGMWKKATDLVMEMQEVGVELDVKIYSGLIDTFGKYGQLADARRMFDKMRAEGVRPDISTWNALIQWHCRVGNMKRALRFFTSMQEEGMYPDPKIFVMIISRLGEQGKWDEIKKLFDGMNNRGFKESGAVYAILVDIYGQYGHFRDAQDCIAALRAENTQLLPRVFCVIANAYAQQGLCEQTVNVLQLMEEEGFEPNLVMLNSLINAFGTAGRHLEALAVFQHIKDSGMSPDVVTYTTLMKTFMRAKKFEKVSEVYREMERAGCAPDRKAREMLHDATVVLEQRGCIY, from the exons ATGTTCTTTACATCACCAAAACTTATCCAAGCTCTCGCTAGCCACGGCCAGTCAACCACCGCGAGCTCCATCTCCATGGACGCCTGCTCTCTCGTCCACTGCCATCTGCCACGGCCACTGCAGCTCCCGCTCCTTGCGCCTCCAACTCCCAGCCGGCACCGGCCCCGCGTCGCCAGCGCCTTGGTCTGCTGCTGCTGCCCCGCCGCCGCGGCAGACCACCACCAGGAACGGCCCTGGGAGTGGTACGACCGCGCCATCCAGTCCCACGCGGGGTCCGACCTGGCGCGCTCCCTAGGACTTCTCGCCGACATGCAAGCGTCCGGGGGGCGCCCTAGCGGCAGCGCGTACGCGCGCCTCATCCGCGCGCTGTCCCGCGCAGGGCGCGCGCTGGAGGCCGAGGCGCTCCTCCTCGAGATGCgccgcctcggcccgcgcccggaagCCGCGCACTACAACGCGCTCCTTGAGGGCCTGCTCGCCGCCGCGCACCTCCGCCTCGCcgacctcctcctcctccagatGGCCGACGACGGCGTCGCGAGGAACCGGCGCACCTACACGCTCTTGCTAGGCGCGTACGCGCGCGCCGGCCGGCTCGAGGACTCGTGGTGGGTGCTCGGTGAGATGAGGCGCTGGGGCATTCGCCTCGACACCGCCGGGTATAGCATGCTCGTGCGGCTGTACCGGGACAATGGCATGTGGAAGAAGGCCACCGACCTCGTCATGGAGATGCAGGAGGTTGGGGTGGAACTGGATGTTAAGATCTACAGCGGCCTGATCGATACGTTCGGCAAGTATGGACAGCTAGCGGACGCACGCAGGATGTTTGATAAAATGCGCGCCGAAGGCGTCAGGCCAGACATATCGACTTGGAATGCTTTGATTCAATGGCATTGTCGGGTTGGGAACATGAAACGCGCTCTGCGGTTCTTCACATCCATGCAGGAGGAAGGGATGTACCCGGACCCAAAGATATTTGTTATGATCATCAGCCGGTTGGGGGAACaagggaagtgggatgagattaaGAAGTTGTTTGATGGCATGAACAATCGAGGTTTCAAGGAGAGTGGCGCAGTGTACGCAATATTGGTTGACATTTACGGGCAGTATGGCCATTTTCGTGATGCACAGGACTGTATAGCTGCTCTTAGAGCTGAGAATACACAGCTTTTGCCTCGTGTATTTTGTGTCATTGCAAACGCTTATGCTCAACAG GGACTGTGTGAACAAACTGTAAATGTACTTCAGTTGATGGAGGAAGAAGGATTTGAGCCAAACCTTGTTATGCTGAATTCGTTAATCAATGCTTTTGGCACTGCTGGAAGGCATTTGGAGGCACTAGCTGTATTTCAGCATATCAAGGATAGT GGTATGAGCCCAGATGTTGTGACATACACTACACTTATGAAGACATTCATGAGAGCAAAGAAATttgaaaag GTATCTGAAGTATACAGAGAAATGGAACGTGCTGGATGTGCTCCAGATAGAAAGGCTAGAGAAATGTTACATGATGCAACTGTAGTTCTAGAACAAAGAGGAT GTATCTATTGA
- the LOC103626439 gene encoding pentatricopeptide repeat-containing protein CRP1, chloroplastic-like isoform X2, giving the protein MFFTSPKLIQALASHGQSTTASSISMDACSLVHCHLPRPLQLPLLAPPTPSRHRPRVASALVCCCCPAAAADHHQERPWEWYDRAIQSHAGSDLARSLGLLADMQASGGRPSGSAYARLIRALSRAGRALEAEALLLEMRRLGPRPEAAHYNALLEGLLAAAHLRLADLLLLQMADDGVARNRRTYTLLLGAYARAGRLEDSWWVLGEMRRWGIRLDTAGYSMLVRLYRDNGMWKKATDLVMEMQEVGVELDVKIYSGLIDTFGKYGQLADARRMFDKMRAEGVRPDISTWNALIQWHCRVGNMKRALRFFTSMQEEGMYPDPKIFVMIISRLGEQGKWDEIKKLFDGMNNRGFKESGAVYAILVDIYGQYGHFRDAQDCIAALRAENTQLLPRVFCVIANAYAQQYCTWTRIFLRYSAFEKQHSGFCLVQLISLPQCSRDCVNKL; this is encoded by the exons ATGTTCTTTACATCACCAAAACTTATCCAAGCTCTCGCTAGCCACGGCCAGTCAACCACCGCGAGCTCCATCTCCATGGACGCCTGCTCTCTCGTCCACTGCCATCTGCCACGGCCACTGCAGCTCCCGCTCCTTGCGCCTCCAACTCCCAGCCGGCACCGGCCCCGCGTCGCCAGCGCCTTGGTCTGCTGCTGCTGCCCCGCCGCCGCGGCAGACCACCACCAGGAACGGCCCTGGGAGTGGTACGACCGCGCCATCCAGTCCCACGCGGGGTCCGACCTGGCGCGCTCCCTAGGACTTCTCGCCGACATGCAAGCGTCCGGGGGGCGCCCTAGCGGCAGCGCGTACGCGCGCCTCATCCGCGCGCTGTCCCGCGCAGGGCGCGCGCTGGAGGCCGAGGCGCTCCTCCTCGAGATGCgccgcctcggcccgcgcccggaagCCGCGCACTACAACGCGCTCCTTGAGGGCCTGCTCGCCGCCGCGCACCTCCGCCTCGCcgacctcctcctcctccagatGGCCGACGACGGCGTCGCGAGGAACCGGCGCACCTACACGCTCTTGCTAGGCGCGTACGCGCGCGCCGGCCGGCTCGAGGACTCGTGGTGGGTGCTCGGTGAGATGAGGCGCTGGGGCATTCGCCTCGACACCGCCGGGTATAGCATGCTCGTGCGGCTGTACCGGGACAATGGCATGTGGAAGAAGGCCACCGACCTCGTCATGGAGATGCAGGAGGTTGGGGTGGAACTGGATGTTAAGATCTACAGCGGCCTGATCGATACGTTCGGCAAGTATGGACAGCTAGCGGACGCACGCAGGATGTTTGATAAAATGCGCGCCGAAGGCGTCAGGCCAGACATATCGACTTGGAATGCTTTGATTCAATGGCATTGTCGGGTTGGGAACATGAAACGCGCTCTGCGGTTCTTCACATCCATGCAGGAGGAAGGGATGTACCCGGACCCAAAGATATTTGTTATGATCATCAGCCGGTTGGGGGAACaagggaagtgggatgagattaaGAAGTTGTTTGATGGCATGAACAATCGAGGTTTCAAGGAGAGTGGCGCAGTGTACGCAATATTGGTTGACATTTACGGGCAGTATGGCCATTTTCGTGATGCACAGGACTGTATAGCTGCTCTTAGAGCTGAGAATACACAGCTTTTGCCTCGTGTATTTTGTGTCATTGCAAACGCTTATGCTCAACAG TACTGTACTTGGACCAGGATTTTTTTACGATATAGTGCATTTGAGAAACAGCATTCAGGTTTTTGTTTAGTACAATTAATAAGCTTGCCCCAATGCAGCAG GGACTGTGTGAACAAACTGTAA
- the LOC100276839 gene encoding uncharacterized protein LOC100276839, whose protein sequence is MAYYSGGGKLSAVDAILAEAADLVALEQVAKLNTAHLDDDSALPSSLEARFRKLKSLPSPAAVPPVSTLARSATAPRPAPALPGPDPPAPAPPVHHPVHEDPPPGDAETKGGGSSPRQARAPAPAPTVHADDAKDLDQLFGSAPRGRPTLRERNRGSDSSSVSPSPPPPPRQACCFGFSPKKPLRRAPSAKGKKKEVCHGSRDVLGVDADEWGDENRRIATELREQQRRLRKALEDQVQVSRETAKMARWVKQASARMTHAEAIDDLLSDCEDDLK, encoded by the coding sequence ATGGCCTACTACTCGGGCGGCGGCAAGCTGTCGGCGGTGGACGCCATCCTGGCGGAGGCGGCGGACCTGGTGGCGCTCGAGCAGGTCGCCAAGCTCAACACGGCCCACCTCGATGACGACTCCGCGCTTCCGTCCAGCCTCGAGGCCCGCTTCCGCAAGCTCAAGTCCCTCCCCTCGCCCGCCGCAGTGCCGCCCGTCAGCACCCTCGCCCGCAGCGCCACCGCGCCGCGCCCGGCCCCCGCTCTGCCCGGCCCCGATCCTCCCGCTCCTGCTCCGCCTGTGCATCACCCGGTCCACGAAGACCCGCCGCCGGGAGACGCGGAGACGAAGGGCGGCGGGTCCTCGCCGCGGCAGGCTCGCGCCCCGGCACCCGCACCCACGGTCCACGCCGACGACGCCAAGGACCTAGATCAGCTGTTCGGGTCGGCGCCGCGGGGCCGGCCGACACTGCGGGAGCGGAACAGGgggagcgactcctcctccgtctccccctcgccgccgccgccgccgcgccaggCGTGCTGCTTCGGCTTCTCCCCCAAGAAGCCCCTGCGGAGGGCGCCGTCGGCCAAGGGCAAGAAGAAGGAGGTCTGCCACGGGTCCCGCGACGTCCTCGGCGTCGACGCCGACGAGTGGGGCGACGAGAACAGGAGGATCGCCACCGAGCTCAGGGAGCAGCAGCGCCGGCTCAGGAAGGCGCTGGAGGACCAGGTGCAGGTCAGCAGGGAGACCGCCAAGATGGCGCGCTGGGTCAAGCAGGCGTCCGCGCGCATGACGCACGCCGAGGCCATCGACGACCTGCTCAGTGACTGCGAGGACGACCTCAAATGA